The Spirochaetota bacterium genome has a segment encoding these proteins:
- a CDS encoding SCP2 sterol-binding domain-containing protein: MRFSLLLFILKTKLKKAAKKYPEFKKKLMEKNYTLVIRTEDGKRGRFFTFKDGDVISSGGDFPGAEISLIWKDAATAFKVMASGDNKAFMGALQNGSLKLQGDANLALAFTGVMKEMMSLSGKK, encoded by the coding sequence ATGCGTTTTTCACTGTTGCTGTTCATTCTAAAAACCAAATTAAAAAAGGCCGCGAAAAAATATCCGGAATTTAAAAAGAAGCTTATGGAAAAGAACTATACCCTCGTCATAAGGACCGAGGACGGAAAGAGGGGACGTTTCTTTACCTTTAAAGATGGGGATGTCATTTCAAGCGGCGGGGATTTCCCCGGCGCAGAAATTTCGTTGATCTGGAAAGACGCAGCCACGGCGTTCAAGGTCATGGCTTCCGGTGACAACAAGGCTTTCATGGGCGCCCTCCAGAACGGCTCCCTGAAGCTCCAGGGAGACGCCAACCTCGCCCTGGCTTTCACCGGGGTCATGAAAGAGATGATGTCATTATCCGGGAAAAAATGA
- a CDS encoding class I SAM-dependent methyltransferase translates to MNRDIVLKSQDYYARARSEMAVFIPGHCGTILDVGCGEGNFGRVVKERLPNVQIHGIEKNSGAALRARKNLDKVINQDIDRAIPKLSDAFYDCIVFNDLLEHLADPIDILIKIRPKMKKDGIILSSIPNVRFLPVVTDLLIHKNWTYGSEGILDYTHLRFFTEKSIVSLFESAGYTVSSVTGINKTNFSWRFRLVNFLCRGMFSDMAFMQFACVARKK, encoded by the coding sequence ATGAATAGAGATATAGTACTAAAAAGCCAGGATTACTACGCGCGGGCCAGGAGCGAAATGGCGGTTTTTATTCCGGGCCATTGCGGAACAATACTTGATGTGGGATGCGGCGAGGGTAATTTCGGCAGGGTTGTCAAAGAAAGACTTCCAAATGTCCAAATCCATGGAATAGAAAAAAACAGCGGGGCCGCCCTCCGGGCAAGGAAAAACCTGGATAAAGTCATAAACCAGGACATCGACAGGGCAATTCCCAAGCTGAGCGACGCTTTTTATGACTGCATCGTATTCAATGATCTTCTTGAGCATCTGGCCGATCCGATCGATATTTTAATAAAAATCAGACCCAAGATGAAAAAGGACGGGATCATCCTGTCATCCATTCCCAATGTACGATTCCTGCCGGTCGTGACAGACCTGCTGATCCATAAAAACTGGACCTATGGGAGTGAAGGCATTCTCGACTATACCCACCTGAGATTTTTTACTGAAAAGAGCATTGTCTCGCTGTTTGAATCAGCCGGGTACACGGTCTCGTCTGTCACCGGAATCAACAAGACCAATTTCAGCTGGAGATTCAGATTGGTAAATTTCTTATGCCGCGGCATGTTCTCAGACATGGCCTTTATGCAATTTGCCTGTGTGGCCCGGAAGAAATAA
- a CDS encoding nitronate monooxygenase: MMKTKITEMFGIEYPIICGAMMWLCKPKLCAAVSNAGGLGNLTAGNYENEEQFREAIRETRKLTDRPFMVNVTILPSVHITAEHHKMYLRVCAEEKVAGLEISGTPLDKAAGKDYIEMLRKAGVRLFHKVGSVRHAVHAEKIGYDGIYAAGIEEGGHPLNDDVTTMVLTPRIAEAVKIPVVTVGGVANGRTMAAALALGAQGVMMATRFVATKECEVHDNIKQEIVRRQENETTLICKSIGLQGRAIKNKLAEDVLSLEAQHAGLDKLIPLMSGKRVKEAWETGNVDIAPMMMGQSVGLVKDIPTCKELIQRMAAEAKEEIERVRKIF; this comes from the coding sequence ATGATGAAAACAAAAATAACCGAAATGTTCGGAATCGAATACCCGATCATCTGCGGCGCCATGATGTGGCTGTGCAAGCCGAAGCTCTGCGCCGCGGTGTCGAACGCCGGAGGCCTGGGAAACCTCACGGCCGGGAACTATGAGAACGAGGAGCAGTTCCGCGAGGCTATCCGGGAGACACGGAAGCTCACGGACAGACCCTTCATGGTCAACGTGACCATTCTCCCCTCGGTGCATATTACCGCCGAGCACCACAAGATGTACCTGCGGGTCTGCGCAGAGGAAAAGGTGGCGGGCCTCGAGATATCCGGCACGCCCCTGGACAAGGCCGCCGGCAAGGATTACATCGAGATGCTCAGGAAGGCGGGCGTGAGGCTCTTCCACAAGGTTGGATCCGTGCGCCACGCCGTGCACGCGGAGAAGATCGGCTACGACGGCATCTACGCCGCCGGCATCGAGGAAGGGGGCCATCCCCTGAACGATGACGTGACCACCATGGTGCTCACGCCGCGCATCGCCGAGGCGGTAAAGATCCCCGTGGTGACCGTGGGCGGCGTCGCCAACGGACGCACCATGGCCGCGGCCCTCGCCCTGGGAGCCCAGGGCGTGATGATGGCTACCCGCTTCGTCGCCACGAAGGAGTGCGAGGTCCACGACAACATCAAGCAGGAGATCGTCCGGCGCCAGGAAAACGAGACGACCCTGATCTGCAAATCCATCGGCCTGCAGGGAAGGGCCATCAAAAACAAGCTGGCCGAGGACGTCCTGTCCCTGGAAGCGCAGCACGCCGGCCTAGATAAGCTCATCCCCCTCATGTCGGGAAAGCGCGTCAAGGAAGCCTGGGAGACCGGGAACGTCGATATCGCTCCGATGATGATGGGCCAGTCGGTGGGACTGGTGAAGGACATCCCCACCTGCAAGGAGCTCATCCAGCGCATGGCGGCCGAAGCGAAAGAGGAGATCGAGCGGGTAAGGAAGATTTTCTGA
- a CDS encoding lipopolysaccharide biosynthesis protein, with amino-acid sequence MNTSLTLKTITGIGYNTLARVFILVLTAAANVILARNLTADDYGIIGFGMIFINFLVQFSDFGISRAVIRKHELTDGDLYTGFTFKFIIGVAAFVIAFALSPFAKLIFDNDAVSDVIIILSLNFVVSNFAFIPHCLLTRDLDYKRMFIPQTGTALVNYALSIILAINGYKFWSIVIANIASVIVNVILLNYMKPVRIRFAFDRKVAVEFTRFGGNLFLSGIVIFGIFNADRGIIGSVMGSAVLGFYTLAYNWGSIICGIVQDAVHNVLFPAFSKIQHDRDGIKKSYLQVLEFVGFLSVFVNIGMLACSYDFLYFILGRGTGQWLPALISFNVLCVYGIIRSLMEPIGNVILAVGKSELLFKSTLIVGITELALLYPVMKYFNIEGVAVLVTAAYSLQVFVYYPFLKRNYNINAGELLSSLKGAIVATVGVAVVIIPFNYYVTPSLISFVIKLPLITTVYILTYGISTRWKIIKEIKNIVEKRSISV; translated from the coding sequence ATGAACACTTCTCTGACACTTAAAACAATAACCGGCATAGGATACAATACCCTGGCGAGAGTATTTATCCTTGTATTGACTGCGGCTGCCAACGTAATTCTCGCGAGAAATTTAACCGCCGACGATTACGGAATAATCGGATTCGGCATGATCTTCATTAATTTCCTGGTACAGTTCAGCGATTTCGGGATCAGCAGGGCTGTGATCAGGAAACATGAGCTGACGGACGGGGACCTGTACACCGGTTTTACATTCAAGTTTATAATCGGTGTGGCGGCATTTGTCATAGCTTTCGCCCTGTCTCCTTTTGCGAAGCTTATTTTTGACAATGATGCGGTCAGCGATGTGATAATAATTCTCTCGCTTAATTTTGTCGTCAGCAATTTCGCCTTCATTCCCCACTGCCTTCTTACCAGGGACCTGGATTACAAGAGGATGTTCATTCCTCAGACCGGAACGGCCCTGGTCAATTATGCGCTGTCAATCATCCTTGCCATAAACGGATACAAGTTCTGGAGCATTGTCATAGCGAATATAGCCTCTGTCATCGTGAATGTCATTTTGCTGAATTACATGAAGCCGGTGCGGATCAGGTTCGCCTTCGATCGAAAAGTAGCCGTGGAGTTTACCCGATTCGGCGGCAACCTGTTCCTGTCGGGTATCGTCATATTCGGCATTTTTAACGCCGACAGGGGCATCATCGGGTCCGTGATGGGATCGGCGGTCCTTGGATTTTATACGCTCGCCTACAACTGGGGCTCCATAATCTGCGGCATCGTGCAGGACGCCGTCCATAATGTCCTGTTCCCGGCGTTCTCGAAAATACAGCATGACAGGGATGGAATAAAGAAATCGTATCTGCAGGTCCTGGAATTCGTCGGCTTTCTCAGCGTTTTCGTGAATATCGGTATGCTTGCATGTTCCTATGATTTTCTGTACTTCATTCTCGGCCGCGGCACCGGCCAATGGCTTCCCGCCCTGATTTCATTCAACGTGCTGTGCGTCTACGGCATCATACGGAGCCTCATGGAGCCTATCGGCAATGTCATACTCGCGGTGGGCAAATCGGAACTTCTTTTTAAATCAACATTGATCGTGGGAATAACCGAACTGGCCCTTTTGTATCCAGTAATGAAATACTTCAATATCGAGGGAGTAGCCGTCCTGGTCACCGCCGCCTATTCGCTGCAGGTCTTCGTCTACTACCCCTTTTTGAAAAGGAACTATAACATAAATGCCGGGGAGCTGCTGTCATCCCTCAAGGGAGCGATTGTGGCGACGGTCGGTGTGGCGGTCGTCATTATTCCATTCAATTATTACGTGACACCGTCCTTGATTTCATTTGTTATAAAATTACCGTTGATCACGACGGTTTATATTCTGACATACGGAATATCGACCAGGTGGAAAATTATCAAAGAAATAAAAAATATCGTTGAAAAGAGATCCATCAGCGTTTAA
- a CDS encoding enoyl-CoA hydratase/isomerase family protein produces MSIVSWSKDENVAIISMNNGENRQNLDFAIAMNKAIDEIVADTSVQALILTSSDEKNFSQGVDVAWMGPLYMKKDFQPIKDFMYKMNDVFKKLMLSPMPTIAAINGHAFGNGAIISCACDFRFMRADKGFFCFPEVNVGIPLLYGMNAFVKKAVPITKLVEMQFGGNRYGASELEQFNIIKKACANHEELMKESLAFARTFQKKRGILGEMKKRMYKDVIDVMDAMDAKFSIEPVFLMIPD; encoded by the coding sequence ATGTCAATCGTATCCTGGTCAAAAGATGAAAATGTCGCCATCATATCCATGAACAACGGCGAAAACAGGCAGAACCTCGACTTCGCCATAGCGATGAACAAGGCCATTGACGAGATAGTAGCCGATACCTCAGTACAGGCCCTGATCCTCACTTCGAGCGATGAAAAGAATTTTTCCCAGGGGGTCGATGTCGCGTGGATGGGCCCGCTGTACATGAAGAAAGACTTTCAGCCGATCAAAGACTTCATGTACAAGATGAATGACGTGTTTAAAAAACTGATGCTCTCCCCCATGCCGACCATAGCGGCCATCAACGGCCACGCCTTCGGGAACGGCGCCATCATATCCTGCGCCTGCGACTTCAGGTTCATGCGCGCTGACAAGGGCTTTTTCTGCTTCCCCGAGGTGAACGTGGGAATCCCCCTCCTCTACGGCATGAACGCCTTTGTGAAAAAGGCCGTTCCGATTACCAAGCTCGTGGAGATGCAGTTCGGCGGAAACCGGTACGGCGCCTCCGAGCTGGAGCAGTTCAACATCATAAAGAAGGCCTGCGCGAACCATGAAGAGCTGATGAAGGAGAGCCTGGCCTTCGCCAGGACCTTCCAGAAGAAGCGCGGCATCCTGGGCGAGATGAAAAAGCGCATGTACAAGGACGTCATCGATGTCATGGACGCCATGGACGCGAAGTTCTCCATCGAGCCGGTCTTCCTCATGATCCCGGATTAA
- a CDS encoding RluA family pseudouridine synthase, giving the protein MPEETTLSSRITQNSAGQRLIDFLCGRFKYHGRDRWIEIITEGLVTVNGASSDPGYALKKNDTVSYTVVLREPPVDSAIAIIHEEESFLVATKPGNLPSHADGNFIKNTFIYILRQRMAGGGYSGPVKLAHRLDRETSGIMVVGKTDRAHRNLASQFEEGTVEKEYLAVVRGPVSEDSFEVGDAIGTDAGSAISIRKKVVPPGTPGSRPAFTRFEVMERFAEATLLRCLPATGRTNQIRVHLDHAGHPLVGDKLYGRSDEQFLEFVRRARAGKFEPLPWMEAPRHLLHASRLSFCHPLTGERLTFSSPMPDDMALYMEKIRKPQG; this is encoded by the coding sequence ATGCCGGAAGAAACAACCCTTTCATCACGGATCACGCAGAATAGCGCGGGCCAACGGCTCATAGACTTTCTCTGCGGTCGTTTCAAGTACCACGGCCGCGACCGGTGGATAGAAATCATCACCGAAGGCCTTGTGACCGTCAACGGAGCTTCCTCCGATCCCGGCTATGCCCTTAAAAAGAATGACACGGTCTCCTATACGGTCGTTCTGCGGGAGCCTCCCGTCGACAGCGCCATCGCGATCATTCATGAGGAAGAGTCCTTTCTGGTGGCAACCAAGCCGGGAAACCTTCCCTCTCACGCCGACGGCAACTTCATCAAGAACACCTTCATTTACATTCTCCGGCAGCGCATGGCCGGCGGGGGATACAGCGGCCCGGTCAAGCTGGCGCACCGTCTGGACAGGGAGACAAGCGGCATCATGGTGGTGGGGAAGACCGACAGGGCCCATCGGAACCTGGCGAGCCAGTTCGAGGAAGGAACGGTTGAAAAAGAATATCTCGCCGTTGTCCGCGGCCCTGTCTCAGAGGATTCATTCGAAGTGGGAGACGCCATAGGGACCGACGCAGGAAGCGCCATATCGATCAGGAAAAAGGTGGTCCCCCCCGGAACACCCGGCTCGCGCCCCGCCTTCACCCGCTTCGAGGTGATGGAGCGCTTCGCCGAGGCAACCCTGCTTCGCTGCCTGCCCGCAACGGGGCGCACCAACCAGATCAGGGTTCACCTGGACCACGCCGGCCATCCCCTTGTCGGCGACAAGCTCTACGGCAGGAGCGACGAGCAGTTCCTGGAATTCGTCCGGAGGGCCCGGGCCGGAAAGTTCGAACCCCTTCCCTGGATGGAGGCGCCGCGGCATCTCCTCCACGCGAGCAGGCTTTCCTTCTGCCATCCCCTTACCGGGGAGCGTCTCACCTTCTCCTCCCCCATGCCGGACGACATGGCGTTATACATGGAAAAAATCAGAAAACCTCAGGGGTGA
- a CDS encoding pyridoxamine 5'-phosphate oxidase family protein → MREEAVKNKIRLMIESQATGVLATAADRQPYGSLVAFSYSPDLKKIFFATPNDTTKYRNLAENPNISLTIDSRICNPKDFSRTAAITAMGEARELAGEDKSRRLKDHADRLPGLADFFKSPAMAIFQIDVRAYVLADGLTDVAVFHP, encoded by the coding sequence ATGCGTGAAGAAGCGGTGAAGAACAAGATACGGCTTATGATCGAATCGCAGGCGACGGGGGTGCTTGCGACCGCCGCGGACCGCCAGCCCTACGGGAGCCTGGTCGCTTTTTCCTATTCCCCCGACCTGAAAAAGATATTTTTCGCCACGCCGAACGATACGACCAAGTACCGCAACCTGGCGGAAAACCCTAACATCTCCCTCACCATCGACAGCAGGATCTGCAATCCGAAGGATTTCAGCCGGACCGCTGCCATCACCGCGATGGGAGAGGCTCGCGAGCTCGCCGGCGAGGATAAGTCGAGAAGGCTGAAAGACCACGCGGACCGCCTGCCGGGACTGGCCGATTTTTTTAAATCGCCTGCGATGGCGATCTTCCAGATTGACGTGCGGGCCTATGTCCTCGCTGACGGGCTCACCGATGTGGCCGTGTTTCACCCCTGA
- a CDS encoding FAD-dependent oxidoreductase → MFDNLFSPITINKTVIKNRIAYPSLGLMYSYDGNLNDRYFNFYVERARGGAGIVTVGPVGFDVVGSGKVILVLDSDDKIPAYAKLASAIKQEGSRSWIQLFHAGAYSYSKFMGGPDPIAPSPIYSKYSKLVPREMTIEDITVAQEGFVEAARRAKEAGFDGVELIGSAGYLITQFLSPLKNQRTDRYGGSFENRTRFPREILEMMRAKLGPDYPISVRMAGNDFVPGSNTSSETPAIAKMYEQAGVDMLSVTGGWHEATIPQLPMDAPRSVFSYLAMNVKREVSVPISASNRISDPYSAEQLLKDGCCDIINLGRVLIADPYWPKKAEDGLVDEIRPCVACNQGCTDSIFSGKAIFCIANARAGYEGERAIAKTSSPKKVMVIGSGPGGLEAAACAAEAGHTVELYEKADRIGGQLWIAGTPPHKHELWELIAYYDAMLDKYDIEVNLGQEVTVDLIKEKKPDHVIVAEGAEPLKPRIDGIDDPKVVSAWDVLTDDPMLGTNIAVIGGGAVGLETAEFLAVKGTLTPEAMHFLFMYEGETTERLRELCTRGTKKITVFEMLPKAAAEVGRSTRWVLMNGVKRYGIEVITGAKVTSLKGGTVVYEHGGATESRRFDTIVNAVGSRSVRKVADALASTGIPCTVIGDGDKPARIDKAIHDAFLAVMNLK, encoded by the coding sequence ATGTTTGACAATCTTTTCAGCCCCATCACCATCAACAAGACCGTTATAAAGAACCGGATAGCCTACCCGTCCCTGGGACTCATGTATTCCTACGACGGGAACCTGAACGACAGATATTTCAATTTTTATGTCGAGCGCGCCCGCGGGGGCGCCGGCATTGTCACCGTGGGGCCAGTCGGTTTCGATGTGGTCGGGAGCGGAAAGGTGATCCTGGTCCTCGATTCCGACGACAAGATACCGGCCTACGCCAAACTCGCATCCGCCATCAAACAGGAGGGCTCCCGCTCGTGGATACAGCTCTTCCACGCCGGCGCCTATTCCTACTCGAAGTTCATGGGAGGGCCCGACCCGATTGCTCCCTCCCCGATTTATTCCAAGTATTCAAAGCTCGTGCCGCGCGAGATGACGATCGAAGACATCACGGTGGCCCAGGAAGGGTTCGTGGAGGCCGCCCGCCGCGCCAAGGAGGCCGGCTTCGACGGGGTGGAGCTCATCGGCTCGGCCGGGTACCTGATCACGCAGTTCCTCTCGCCCCTGAAGAACCAGCGCACGGACCGGTATGGCGGAAGCTTCGAGAACCGGACCCGCTTTCCGCGCGAGATCCTTGAGATGATGCGTGCGAAACTCGGCCCGGACTACCCGATATCCGTCCGCATGGCGGGCAACGATTTCGTGCCAGGGAGCAACACCAGCTCGGAAACGCCGGCGATCGCGAAGATGTACGAGCAGGCCGGCGTGGACATGCTCAGCGTTACCGGCGGCTGGCATGAGGCGACCATTCCCCAGCTTCCCATGGACGCGCCCCGGTCCGTGTTCTCCTACCTCGCCATGAATGTCAAACGGGAGGTTTCTGTGCCGATAAGCGCATCGAACCGCATATCCGATCCCTACTCTGCCGAGCAGCTTTTGAAAGACGGGTGCTGCGACATCATAAACCTGGGACGGGTGCTCATCGCCGATCCCTACTGGCCGAAGAAGGCCGAGGATGGCCTGGTGGACGAGATCAGGCCCTGCGTGGCCTGCAACCAGGGCTGCACGGACAGCATCTTCAGCGGCAAGGCGATTTTCTGCATCGCCAACGCCAGGGCCGGTTACGAGGGCGAGCGCGCCATCGCGAAGACCTCGTCACCGAAAAAGGTGATGGTCATCGGATCGGGTCCCGGCGGCCTGGAGGCAGCGGCCTGCGCGGCCGAGGCGGGCCACACGGTGGAGCTCTACGAGAAGGCTGACCGGATCGGCGGCCAGCTCTGGATAGCCGGTACGCCGCCCCACAAGCATGAGCTATGGGAGCTCATCGCCTACTACGACGCCATGCTGGACAAGTACGATATCGAGGTGAACCTCGGTCAGGAAGTGACCGTGGATTTAATAAAAGAGAAAAAACCGGACCATGTCATCGTGGCCGAAGGAGCGGAGCCGCTGAAGCCCCGCATCGACGGCATCGACGACCCAAAGGTGGTCTCGGCCTGGGACGTGCTGACCGACGACCCGATGCTCGGGACCAACATCGCCGTCATCGGCGGCGGGGCCGTGGGCCTGGAGACCGCCGAGTTCCTGGCGGTCAAGGGCACCCTCACGCCGGAGGCGATGCATTTTCTCTTCATGTACGAAGGTGAAACGACCGAGCGGCTCCGCGAGCTGTGCACCCGCGGCACGAAGAAGATCACCGTCTTCGAGATGCTGCCCAAGGCCGCGGCGGAGGTGGGCCGGTCAACGCGGTGGGTCCTCATGAACGGCGTGAAGCGCTACGGGATCGAAGTCATAACAGGCGCCAAGGTCACGTCGCTGAAAGGCGGCACGGTCGTGTACGAGCACGGCGGCGCGACCGAATCCCGCCGGTTCGACACCATCGTGAACGCGGTGGGCTCGCGGTCGGTGCGGAAGGTAGCGGACGCCCTCGCCTCGACCGGCATCCCCTGCACGGTCATAGGGGATGGGGACAAGCCGGCCCGGATCGACAAGGCGATCCATGACGCCTTCCTGGCGGTCATGAACCTGAAATAG
- a CDS encoding nitronate monooxygenase: MMQTRITKLFGIKYPIILPGMSWISVPELVAAVCNAGGIGWLATGPLNTDQTRESIKKIRKLTNKPFGAGATLLMPGARENAEVLLEEQVPVINVSLGKCDWIAQRAHKYGGKVIATVTTEKHALAAEKQGADALQVTGNEAAAHGSQVTTLVLTPAIAKIVKIPVVSIGGYADGHGLAAALALGADAIGMGTRLSMTKESPVHETTKKAQLEASIDDTIYSNRFDGLYCRVLKTPQAEKSIKQGINLFRAMVAGPRIAKEMKLPLFKLMLGMLAQPENMMKLAHMATAFDKIKWATEKGDLKYGVHLTGQIQGLINDLPTVKEVIEQTVKEAKEVYKKMGTQLK, translated from the coding sequence ATCATGCAAACGAGAATCACGAAGCTTTTCGGAATCAAATATCCGATCATCCTGCCGGGAATGAGCTGGATCAGCGTGCCCGAGCTGGTGGCGGCGGTCTGCAACGCCGGCGGCATCGGCTGGCTCGCCACCGGACCGCTCAACACCGATCAGACCAGGGAATCGATCAAGAAGATCCGCAAGCTTACGAACAAGCCCTTCGGCGCCGGCGCGACCCTGCTCATGCCGGGAGCGCGGGAGAACGCCGAGGTCCTCCTCGAGGAGCAGGTCCCGGTCATCAACGTGTCCCTCGGGAAATGTGACTGGATCGCCCAGCGCGCCCACAAGTACGGCGGCAAGGTCATCGCCACGGTGACGACGGAGAAGCACGCCCTCGCGGCGGAAAAACAGGGCGCGGACGCCCTGCAGGTGACCGGGAACGAGGCAGCGGCCCACGGCAGCCAGGTGACCACTCTGGTCCTTACTCCGGCCATTGCGAAGATCGTGAAGATACCGGTGGTATCCATCGGCGGGTACGCCGACGGTCACGGACTGGCCGCGGCCCTGGCCCTGGGAGCCGACGCCATCGGCATGGGCACGCGCCTTTCAATGACAAAGGAAAGCCCGGTCCACGAGACCACCAAGAAGGCCCAGCTGGAAGCGAGCATCGACGACACCATCTATTCAAACCGCTTTGACGGGCTCTACTGCCGCGTGCTCAAGACGCCCCAGGCGGAGAAATCGATCAAGCAGGGCATCAACCTGTTCAGGGCCATGGTCGCGGGACCGCGGATCGCGAAGGAGATGAAGCTGCCGCTGTTCAAGCTCATGCTGGGGATGCTGGCCCAGCCGGAAAACATGATGAAGCTCGCCCACATGGCCACGGCCTTCGACAAGATCAAATGGGCCACCGAGAAAGGCGACCTGAAATACGGCGTGCACCTGACCGGCCAGATACAGGGACTCATCAACGATCTCCCCACGGTCAAGGAAGTCATCGAGCAGACCGTCAAGGAAGCTAAAGAAGTATATAAAAAAATGGGAACACAATTGAAATAA
- a CDS encoding DUF523 and DUF1722 domain-containing protein produces MGATIRVGISSCLLGERVRYDGGHKLDRYLVDTLGTFVEYVPVCPEYEAGFGVPREAMRLTGVPSAPRLVTQKTGRDMTGPMNRWIGAKLDELEKADLRGFIFKSGSPSSGMERVKVYDGAGHSRKIGAGLFARAFMERFPRMPVEDEGRLHDINLRENFIVRIFAFDRWKEECARAKGAAVLIEFHARHKYLLMAHSPAKQKELGKLVARVGDMSRGDFRDRYEELFMEALRSRSTVKKNANVLEHLAGYFKDRLGADEKKELVEVIGQYRRELVPLIVPVTLVRHHVRKQGEQYLAGQYYLDPHPLELKLRNHA; encoded by the coding sequence ATGGGCGCCACGATCAGGGTCGGTATCAGTTCCTGCCTCCTCGGTGAAAGGGTGCGCTATGACGGCGGCCACAAGCTGGACCGTTATCTCGTTGATACCCTGGGCACCTTCGTCGAATACGTTCCGGTGTGCCCTGAGTATGAGGCCGGTTTCGGAGTTCCCCGCGAGGCAATGAGGCTCACGGGCGTCCCTTCGGCCCCCCGCCTGGTAACGCAGAAGACGGGAAGGGACATGACAGGGCCGATGAACCGTTGGATAGGCGCGAAGCTTGACGAGCTTGAAAAAGCGGACCTGCGCGGTTTCATTTTCAAGAGCGGGTCCCCGTCAAGCGGCATGGAGCGGGTAAAGGTGTATGACGGGGCGGGACATTCAAGGAAAATCGGCGCGGGCCTTTTCGCGCGTGCCTTTATGGAGCGCTTTCCCCGGATGCCGGTGGAGGATGAAGGAAGGCTCCATGATATAAACCTTCGGGAAAACTTTATCGTGCGGATTTTCGCTTTTGACCGATGGAAGGAGGAATGCGCCCGCGCCAAGGGAGCGGCCGTGCTCATTGAATTTCATGCCCGGCACAAATACCTCCTCATGGCGCACAGCCCGGCGAAGCAGAAGGAGCTGGGAAAGCTGGTGGCCCGGGTCGGGGATATGAGCCGAGGGGACTTCAGGGACCGATACGAGGAGCTCTTCATGGAAGCCCTCCGAAGCCGGTCGACGGTGAAAAAAAACGCGAATGTTCTCGAGCACCTGGCCGGTTATTTCAAGGACCGCCTGGGAGCCGATGAAAAAAAGGAGCTCGTGGAGGTGATCGGTCAATACCGCCGGGAACTCGTTCCCCTTATCGTGCCGGTTACGCTTGTCAGGCACCATGTGCGGAAACAGGGGGAGCAATACCTGGCCGGCCAGTATTATCTCGATCCGCATCCGTTGGAGCTCAAGCTGAGGAACCATGCGTGA
- a CDS encoding TetR/AcrR family transcriptional regulator, translating into MRKNNRERILKTARQLLPRYGYNGISIRAIAEKAKLTTGAIYFHFKDKMDIYKTICFEAIDILAGNFRGRMDSRKTPSQKLISIYDSYIDFFYNYRDHYNILMEYKAHYDQDVKDDYIEVTKKLSEMYDPMEETIREGMQDGSFRAIDPRMLSVLLMAVTEGMLQLKKLGIFDYMKITDSDFRKFMGDTIGRGIISDRTK; encoded by the coding sequence ATGAGAAAGAACAACAGGGAGCGAATCCTCAAAACGGCCCGGCAGCTCCTCCCCCGCTACGGCTATAACGGCATCTCCATACGCGCCATCGCGGAGAAGGCAAAGCTCACCACCGGCGCCATCTACTTCCACTTCAAGGACAAGATGGACATCTACAAGACCATCTGCTTTGAGGCCATCGACATTCTCGCAGGCAATTTCCGCGGACGTATGGATAGCAGGAAGACCCCGAGCCAGAAGCTCATTTCAATCTACGATTCGTATATCGACTTCTTTTATAACTACCGTGATCACTACAACATCCTGATGGAGTACAAGGCGCACTATGACCAGGACGTGAAGGACGACTACATCGAGGTGACGAAGAAGCTGAGCGAGATGTACGATCCGATGGAAGAGACGATCCGGGAGGGCATGCAGGACGGCTCGTTCAGGGCCATCGACCCCCGCATGCTCTCGGTGCTCCTGATGGCCGTGACCGAGGGGATGCTGCAGCTCAAAAAGCTGGGGATTTTCGACTACATGAAAATCACCGACAGCGATTTCAGGAAGTTCATGGGTGACACCATCGGAAGGGGCATCATAAGCGATCGGACCAAATGA